The genomic segment TCACGACCGAGCGTCGTATTGGTCGCGATGATGGCGTCCATCCCAGCCTGAAATACGGCTTCGGCGACCAGCACGATTTCCTCATCAGTCATGTCCGGCGCGATCTTGATCGCAAGCGGTACTCGCTTGCCATGCAGCACCTCGAGATCTTCACGGCGCTGCCCAAGCGCGTCGAGCAACTGCTTGAGCGAATCACCGAACTGCAGGCTACGCAGCCCCGGCGTATTCGGTGAGCTGACGTTCACGGTGACATAGCTCGCCTGGTGATAGACCTTGTCGAGACACAGCAGATAATCATCCTGAGCACGGTCGACTGGGGTATCGAAGTTCTTGCCGATATTGATGCCCAGAATGCCTTTGAAACGAGCCGCATCGACCCTTTCCAGCAGCGCATCGACACCATGGTTGTTGAAACCCATGCGGTTGATGATGGCTTCGGCTTCAGGCAGACGGAAGATGCGCGGTTTCGGATTGCCCGGCTGCGGCCTCGGCGTCACGGTCCCCACTTCGACAAAGCCAAACCCCAATTGGGACATGCCATGGATCGCCTCGCCGTTCTTGTCCAGGCCGGCCGCGAGCCCCACTGGGTTGGGAAAGTCCAATCCCATCACTCGCACCGGCAAACTGGCCGGCGCTTTGGTCAGCATGGCGTTAAGCCCCAGACGGCCGCCCGCGCCGATAAGATCGAGCGAGAGCTCATGTGAAGTCTCAGGAGTGAATTTGAAGAGCAACTGGCGGGCCAGGTTATACATACGCAGCCTAGATCCTGGAGAGTGTGGCGCGGGAGTATAGCAGGAGGGTGGCATTCTCAGCGGGCTGAAGGTGACGCCCAACACCGCGAAAACACCGATTGAGAAAGCCGCCTAATCGAGGCGACGCAAGCGAATCAGCTTGCCTTCCGGAGCAAATTCCATCTCGAATGAACCAAATACGCCCTCGGATGTCAGAAAGGGTCGCAGGTGATGTGCCGGCAAGCTGACGCTCGTCCCTTCCCGGCTCTTGATTAGGATACGATTGGCGCGCCCCTGATAGACAGCCAGCAATTTTTCTGCAGGCAGCGCAATATCCAGCACGAGGCTTGGCATGGAGGCTCCTCAATTGATCAGCGCAGCGATTCTGCCACATTGGCGCTCGGCCAGTAGCACACCAAGGCTATCCAAACCTCTCATTCACGAACAAAAGCTCGGCAAACCCAGTGCGCAGCTTCGTCGGCTCTGCCACACTCGTGCCGTTGTCCTATGCGTTCATCCACAATGATGAATTTGCCCGAGCCGATGCCGCCCGTGACCTCCCGAATCGTCAAATTTGCCCAACGCCTCGGGCTGACTGGCAAATCGCCGCGCCAAATCCTTGAGCGCGCCAGCCAGATCCAACTGCCCTTCGCTCCGCTTTGCGAGCCGGCGCCGAGCATCTTCTGGCATGACGGGCCCTGCCTGCAGCGATTCGTCGACCTCCCCAGAAGCGCGCTTTCCGGTCCCATCCAGGAAGACAAGGCCAAAGCTCGCGCGGCCTTGACGCGGCTCGTGCGCCGGGAGCAAAGCGTCCATCCTGCACTCGATTTGCGGCAGATCGACGGGCTCGGCGGGCAAGGTATCGATGGAACGATCTATCCAACGTTCGAAGCCTTTGCCGCCACGCAAGCCTGCCGCCAGCTACGCGTGATCAGTTACAAAGATTTCGTGCGGACCATAACTGCCGCCCTGCCCGATTTTCAGTCCCAGGCGCCGATCGAGCTTCGTCAGGCCAGTTGGCTCGGCGAGCGCATTTACTGGTCAGGGGAGCATCATGCCGAAGCCTTCGCCTGTGCCATCGCCTATGCACGACTGCGGGGGCTCGAGGTGAGCCTGCCTTGCGAGCTAACCGACTACCGGCTCGATTCCGCTGGACTGCACGCGTTGGATAGTGAGTACCACGCCGTGACCATGCCGGCGCAAGCCTGGAATGATCGCGAGTTCATGGGCTTGCTGCTCGATGCCAAAATTCCTTATGCGCGCTTGACGCTGCTACGCAACGCCAACAACTCCGAGCTGCTTCTGCTGGACAAGCGGCAATCCGCCGCCCATGCCCTCGGCGAGGGGCTCAAGCTCGCCGGCGCGCCTGATCTGGTTCGCTATCTGCGCGACCTGCCGCAGATAACCCGATTTCGCCTCGGCAATTGGACGGCGCAAGCGGACTGATCCTGAAGGATCGGTTCGGCAACTGAGCGTCGGGCCCTGCGGATAAGCCTGCGCGGCGCGCGGTGTAAATATCAGCAGCTGAACGCAAAACGCCGGTGCAAATGCACCGGCGTTTCACTGTCAGCCGACTCGCCGCCCAAAGCATCAGGCGGCTGTTGCGTACTAACGTCGCGCGCTGTCCAGCGCCAGGTCCTGCAGCTCACGCCCCGCGACGGCATACATCGCATAGTCGACGCTGCTGGCCCCTCTCAGCTCGACCAGCATCCGCCGCCAGCGCTCGACCTGATATTCCCGTTGCTCCATCCAGAGCTGAACCCGGGCGTCCAGGTCGTCAGGCGCGTCGCTCATCTGCAGTACCGACACGGTGATGGCGCGCTGCTGGCTGTCCAGATCATCGCGGAAGCCTTCCCGCGCCAGTGCCTGCCAATTATTTTCGACCGGCAGCCCGGTGATCTGCTGCAGATACCAAGGCAACTCCAGCGCGCCGCCAACGGCAAAATAAGCCGCGGCCACCTCAGCCGGGGGCTGACCGGTTTCATCCGCAGCTTCCAGAATCGGCAGCAGCGTATACAGATGGTTGGTGCCGGCCACCATTCGCGCCAGCAATTCGGGGACACCTGCTTCAGTGTAACGCTCGTATCGGGCCTGCCAAAGCTCGCGCGTACCACCTTGCAACAGCGAATCGAGCTTCAGCCCGAGCGCCGCGACACGTGGGCCGAAGTGCCCGACGTCGCGCGCCGCGTCCAGTTCGTTGCGGCGGTTGCGCAGGAACCAGCGGGTCGCGCGACGCCCCAGTCGCATGAGCTCTTCCATGAGATTGAGCTGCAGTTCGGCCGGCACCTTGTAGTCCAGCGCCTCGATCTGGCGGAACCAGTGCGGCAAATGAAAGATATCGCGCACGATCACGTAGGCACCCGCCACGTTCGCAGCGCTCAGGCCCGTAGCCTCTCTGAGCCGCTGAACGAACGTGATGCCCATATTGTTGATCAAGTCGTTGGCGATCTGCGTGCTGACGATCTCGCGTTTGAGGCGATGCTGCAGCATCGCCTCGCGATACTGCTCTGCCAGCAATTGCGGGAAGGCACTTTCCATCTCCCGCGCAAGATAGGCATCGTCCGGTACGCGAGATTGCAGGAGCGCATCCTTCAGATCGATCTTGCTGTAGGAGATGAGGACCGACAGCTCCGCGCGGGTCAGCCCCTTGCCCAGGTTCGCACGCTCTGCCAGGGCTTCATCAGCGGGCAGGAATTCCAGCGCACGGTCCAGCAGCCCGTCGGCTTCGAGCGCACTGATTAGCCGCTTGTATTCCCCACCACCCTCACGGGCTCGGTGCTCCGCCTGGGACAGCGCCTGGGTCTGCTTGTAGTTGTCATGCAGCACCAGCTCAGCCACCGCGTCGGTCATCTCGAACAGCAACTGATCGCGTTGCTTGCCAGTCATGTCGCCCGCGCCTACGATCTCGTTGAGCAGGATCTTGATATTGACCTCGTGGTCAGAGCAGTTGACCCCGCCTGCGTTATCGATGAAGTCGGTGTTCGCCGCACCGCCGTGCAGGCAGTACTCAACCCGCCCCAGCTGGGTGATCCCCAGATTGCCGCCCTCGCCAATTACTTTCGCTCGCAGCTCATTGCCGTTAACGCGCAAGACGTCGTTGGCCTTGTCGCCAACATCGGTGTGACTCTCGGAGGTGCTCTTGACGTAGGTGCCAATGCCACCGTTCCAGAGCAGATCCACCGGAGCCTTGAGCAGCGCATGGATGAGTTCGGCCGGAGTGAGCTGGTCCGCTTCGATCTCGAAGCGCGCCTTCATCTGCGGGGTGATTTCGATGCGCTTGGCCGAGCGCGGGAAGACACCACCACCCGCCGAAATCAGCGACGCATCGTAATCGGTCCAGGATGAACGCGGCAGATCGAACAGACGCTTGCGCTCGATAAAGCTGCGTGCCGCATCCGGATCAGGATCGATGAAGATGTGCAGGTGGTTGAAGGCCGCTACCAGCTGCAAGGTTTCGGACATCAGCAAGCCGTTACCGAAGACATCGCCGGCCATGTCGCCAATCCCGATCACGCTGACTGGGTCGCGCTGGACATCGATGCCGCGTTCTCGGAAATGCCGCTGTACCGACACCCAGGCGCCCTTGGCGGTGATCCCCATCTTCTTATGGTCGTAACCCGCCGAGCCACCGGAGGCAAAGGCATCGCCCAGCCAGAAGTCATACTCGGCGGCGATACCGTTGGCAATGTCTGAGAAGGTTGCGGTGCCCTTGTCGGCTGCGACTACGAGATAGGGATCGTCCTCGTCGTAGCGCAGCACGTTTACCGGCGGGACGACCTTGCCGTCCTTCAGGTTGTCGGTGATATCCAGCAAGCCACTGATGAAGATCCGATAGCAGGCGATACCTTCAGCCAGCACCTCATCACGTGAGCCGCTGCTCGGTAGCCGGCGCGGTACGAAACCGCCTTTGGCCCCGCCCGGCACGATGATGGCGTTTTTCACCTGCTGCGCCTTGACCAGCCCGAGCACTTCAGTGCGGTAGTCCTCTTCACGATCCGACCAGCGCAGCCCGCCGCGCGCCACCTTGCCGCCGCGCAAGTGCACGCCTTCGACACGCGGCGAGTAGACGAAGATCTCGAACTTCGGTGCCGGGCGTGGCATTTCCGGAATCGACCGCGGATCGAGCTTGAAGCTGAAGTAGCTCTTCGGTTTGCCGCTGGCGTCGGTCTGGTAGAAGTTGGTTCGCAGGGTCGCTTTGATCAGCGCCAGATAGCGGCGCAGGATGCGGTCCTCATTGAGCACCGCCACATCATCCAGAGCGGTGATGATCGCCTGCTCGAGCCGTGCCTGCTTGTCGGCGAGATCCTCTTCACCGAGTTTGCGGGCAAGGTAGAAACGAGTCTTGAACAAACGCACCAGTTCCCGAGCGATATCGGTGTGATTGACCAGTGCGCTGGCAATGTAACCGAGGTCGAAGCCCATGCGGATCTGTTTGAGATATCGCCCGTAGGCCCGCAGCAATGCCACTTCGCGCCAGGTCAGACCGGCGGTGAGTACCAGCCGATTGAAGGCATCGTTTTCCGCCTGGCCATTGTGGATATGAATGAACGCATCCTGCAGCGGCTCATTGATTTCCATCAGGTCGATTTCCAGACCTTCGGCATAGGTGAAGGCGAAATCGTGAATCCAGTATTCGCGGCCGTCCTTGCGGCGCAGACGGAATGGAAATTCACCCAATACCCGCAGGCCGAGGTTTTCCAGAATAGGCAACATGTCCGACAACGGCAGCGGCGCATTTAGGTGATAAAGCTTGCAGTGCAGGCGATTTTCCACCGCCGTGATCGGCTGGTAGAAGCTCATCACCAGGGGGCGCTCTTCGTTCAGGCTGAGCACGTGCTGCATGTCGACGGCAGCCGAATGCGGGGTGAAGCGCTCGCGGTAACCGGCCGGGAAACCCTTGGGGAAATCGGCGAGGATGCCGGTCCCCTGCCCCTCGCCGAAACGTTCGACCACAACGCTTGAGTAATCGTCCTGCCAGGTGCGGCAGGCTTGTACCACTTCCCGCTCCAGCTGCACCGGATCGAACTGGACCTGCTTGTTCGGATCCAGGCGCAGCAGGAACTGCACGCGGATCAACACGGATTCGGAGAAGTAGGTGGAAAATTCGCAGTCGCTGGCTTCCAGCCGATCAACCAGGACCTGCTGAATACGCAATCGGGTTTCGGTCGAATAGCTGTCGCGCGGCACGTAGGCCAGGCAGTAGCAGAAACGGCCATAGGGATCGATGCGCAGGAACAGACGCAGCTTGTTGCGCTCCTGAATCTGCACGATGGCGATCGCCGTGTCGAAAAGCTGATCGATGGTCATCTGGAACAGCTCGTCACGCGGCAACACCTCAAGGACCTGAATCAGTTCCTTGGCCAGGTGCGCCGAATTGTCGAAATGGGAGCGTTCCACGACTTCCGCAACCTTACTGCGGATATAGGGGATTCGGCGCACGCTCTGGGTGTAGACCGAAGAAGTGAACAGACCGAGGAAGCGGCACTCTTTGACCACACGGCCCTGCTCGTCGAACTCCCGAATGGAGACGAAATCCGGATAGGCCGGCCGATGCACCCGGCTGGGCGTCGCCGCCTTGGCGAACGACAGCAGCAGCGGCTGGCGCAGATAGGCCAGCGCCGGCGGCATGATCAGTTGATCGCGTTCCTCTAGGCCTGTACGCAGCGTGCGTGACAATCCCAGCAGCGAAGACTCGTCATAGACGATGCGACCGCCCTCACCCTGATCAACCACGGTGAATTCCTCATAGCCGAGGAAGGTGAAGTGATTGTCAGCGAGCCAGCGCATGAAATCCATGATCTCGACCAGCTGCTCGTCACCGGCCTGCTGCTGTGATGTGCTCAGCCGGGCGTAGTGCTCCTCCGCCTTGGCCCTCATGGACGGGAAATCGTTTACGGTGATACGTACATCGGCGAGTACGCCGTGCAGCGACTGTTCCAGTTCGCGCAAGGCAGCGGCGCTGGCACAGCGATCGATCTCGACGAATATCAGCGACTCGGCCTCGCTGCCTTCGCCGGAACTGCCTTTGGGCAATAATTCGAGCAGGCTGCCATCGGCATCCCGACGGACCTGCAGCACGCTGTTCTGCAGAGTGTGGATCGCGTAGCCGCGGCGGGTCAGTTCCATGCGCACCGAGTCGACCAGGAACGGCATGTCCGGATGCAACACCTCGACCACGCTATGGGTCGACTGCCATCCATGTTTCTCATAATCAGGGTTGAACACGTGAACTTCCGGACTGCCCGGATCGAACCGCTCCAGCAGACGCCAACTGGCCAGCGTCGAACCGACAAGATCGGTCATGCGCCGCTCGGTGAGCTCGGGCAGCGCAACGATCCCGAAGAATTGCTCGGCGAAAAGCCCCACTTGTGGCAGGAGTTTTTCGTCGACATGCTGCGCCAACGCCACTTGCAGTTGTTGCTGAAAGTCGGCTTTGCTGGCAGCTGTAAAGAACGCCATTTTTTCGCTCCATTCTGGCTTGGGATTCGACTAAGGCAGTCGCGGCACCTGACTGGCAACGCAACGTGTAAGTTCAACGTTAGTTCAGAAGGCACGGATTGCATCCACGCGTGCCTACCTTGTCTGGCGTCGCCAACGGGCGCGCCGTCACATTTAATTCGTCAATGTGACGATAGATGCATGCGCCTCCCTGAGCGGCCGTAAGCCGAACCTGGCGTGACGAAGTTGCCGAGCCGCGCATAGCCTGTCACTCGGCAAATGAATTAAAGTCGTGACCGTCGAGCGCCCGCCCAGACACGCCCCAGCAGAAGAGCCCAGCGATGGACCACCGTGAAGCAATAGTCGCTCTGCGACAGTTTCTTTCAACTCAGATTCTTGGCCAGGAACGGCTGATCGAGCGACTGCTGATTGCGTTGCTGGCCGACGGCCACCTACTCGTCGAAGGCGCTCCGGGCCTGGCCAAAACCCGCGCGATCAAGGAGTTGGCCGGAGGTCTAGAGGCCGAGTTTCACCGCATCCAGTTCACCCCGGACCTGCTGCCGGCTGACATCACTGGCACGGAAATCTATCGCCCGGAAACGGGCAGCTTCGTTTTTCAGCAGGGTCCTATCTTTCACAATCTTGTGCTGGCCGACGAAATCAACCGCGCCCCGGCAAAGGTTCAATCGGCGCTGCTCGAAGCCATGGCCGAACGCCAAGTCAGCGTGGGTCGCAGTACCTATGACCTGTCGCCGCTATTCCTTGTGATGGCCACGCAGAACCCCATCGAACAGGAAGGCACTTATCCGCTGCCCGAAGCCCAGCTCGATCGCTTCCTGCTGCATGTAAAGCTCGGATTCCCTGATGCTTCGGTGGAACGGCGGATTCTTCAGCAAGCCCGTGGCGAGGCCATTCACGGCGAAACACCGCCCGACCACCGTGTCTCGCAGCAGGCGATCTTCGCCGCGCGTAAGGAGATCCTTGGCCTGTACATGGCCGATGCGGTGGAGGAATACCTGGTGCAGTTGGTAATGGCGACCCGCACCCCCGCCAAATTCGATGCCGAGCTGGCCGGCTGGATCGCCTATGGCGCGAGCCCCCGTGGCTCGATCTCGCTGGATCGCTGTGCCCGCGCTCACGCCTGGCTGGCGGGACGCGATTTCGTCAGCCCGGAAGACATCCAGGCCATGCTGTTCGACGTGCTGCGCCATCGCCTGATTCTCTCGTTCGAAGCGGAAGCCGCCGGCATCGACCAGGATCGGGTATTGCAACGCATCCTCGATGTCGTGGCGGTGGCCTGATGCACCCCTCGCCTTCGGCCAGTCGCCACGCTCCGCCCTCGCCAGGTGCCGGTGTACACGTGAGCCTGGCCGAACTGATCGATATTCGTCACCGGGTCCGCGAAGTCCCGTTGTTTTCCAGCCCGCACCGTCGCAGTCCGCTGGTCGGGCTCCATCATTCGAAGCTCCGCGGACGTGGGGTGGATTTCGATCAGGTACGTATTTATCAGGCGGGTGATGACGTCCGCACCATCGACTGGCGTGTGACGGCGCGTACCCAGGAACCGCACACCAAACTCTTTCACGAGGAGCGCGAGCGGCCGATCTATATTCTCGTTGAGCAGAGCTCGCGATTGTTTTTCGGCAGCGGCCTGGCCTTCAAATCCGTGCTCGCCGCGCAGGCAGCGAGCCTGGTCGGCTGGGCCGCGCTAAGCCACAACGACCGTGTCGGCGGGCTGGTGTTCGGCCACGGCGAACATCATGAGATCAAACCTCGACGCAGCAAGCAGAGCCTGCTGCAGCTACTCGATCGTCTGGCCCGCGCCAATGCCGGCCTGAATGCCGACCAGGGCAGTGATGCGGATGCCTTCGGGCTGGCGTTGAGACGTGCTCGCGAAGTGCTGCGTCCAGGCAGTCTGGCGGTGATCATTTGTGACGAGCGCGCCCTGAGCGATGCAGCCGAACAGCAGCTGACCCTGCTTGCCCGCCACGTCGACCTGCTGTTGGTCCCGGTCTTCGATCCACTCGACCATGCCTTGCCTGCCGCCGGCCTGCTGCGCTTTGCCCAGTTCGGTGCGCGGCTGGAAC from the Stutzerimonas stutzeri genome contains:
- a CDS encoding NAD-glutamate dehydrogenase, with protein sequence MAFFTAASKADFQQQLQVALAQHVDEKLLPQVGLFAEQFFGIVALPELTERRMTDLVGSTLASWRLLERFDPGSPEVHVFNPDYEKHGWQSTHSVVEVLHPDMPFLVDSVRMELTRRGYAIHTLQNSVLQVRRDADGSLLELLPKGSSGEGSEAESLIFVEIDRCASAAALRELEQSLHGVLADVRITVNDFPSMRAKAEEHYARLSTSQQQAGDEQLVEIMDFMRWLADNHFTFLGYEEFTVVDQGEGGRIVYDESSLLGLSRTLRTGLEERDQLIMPPALAYLRQPLLLSFAKAATPSRVHRPAYPDFVSIREFDEQGRVVKECRFLGLFTSSVYTQSVRRIPYIRSKVAEVVERSHFDNSAHLAKELIQVLEVLPRDELFQMTIDQLFDTAIAIVQIQERNKLRLFLRIDPYGRFCYCLAYVPRDSYSTETRLRIQQVLVDRLEASDCEFSTYFSESVLIRVQFLLRLDPNKQVQFDPVQLEREVVQACRTWQDDYSSVVVERFGEGQGTGILADFPKGFPAGYRERFTPHSAAVDMQHVLSLNEERPLVMSFYQPITAVENRLHCKLYHLNAPLPLSDMLPILENLGLRVLGEFPFRLRRKDGREYWIHDFAFTYAEGLEIDLMEINEPLQDAFIHIHNGQAENDAFNRLVLTAGLTWREVALLRAYGRYLKQIRMGFDLGYIASALVNHTDIARELVRLFKTRFYLARKLGEEDLADKQARLEQAIITALDDVAVLNEDRILRRYLALIKATLRTNFYQTDASGKPKSYFSFKLDPRSIPEMPRPAPKFEIFVYSPRVEGVHLRGGKVARGGLRWSDREEDYRTEVLGLVKAQQVKNAIIVPGGAKGGFVPRRLPSSGSRDEVLAEGIACYRIFISGLLDITDNLKDGKVVPPVNVLRYDEDDPYLVVAADKGTATFSDIANGIAAEYDFWLGDAFASGGSAGYDHKKMGITAKGAWVSVQRHFRERGIDVQRDPVSVIGIGDMAGDVFGNGLLMSETLQLVAAFNHLHIFIDPDPDAARSFIERKRLFDLPRSSWTDYDASLISAGGGVFPRSAKRIEITPQMKARFEIEADQLTPAELIHALLKAPVDLLWNGGIGTYVKSTSESHTDVGDKANDVLRVNGNELRAKVIGEGGNLGITQLGRVEYCLHGGAANTDFIDNAGGVNCSDHEVNIKILLNEIVGAGDMTGKQRDQLLFEMTDAVAELVLHDNYKQTQALSQAEHRAREGGGEYKRLISALEADGLLDRALEFLPADEALAERANLGKGLTRAELSVLISYSKIDLKDALLQSRVPDDAYLAREMESAFPQLLAEQYREAMLQHRLKREIVSTQIANDLINNMGITFVQRLREATGLSAANVAGAYVIVRDIFHLPHWFRQIEALDYKVPAELQLNLMEELMRLGRRATRWFLRNRRNELDAARDVGHFGPRVAALGLKLDSLLQGGTRELWQARYERYTEAGVPELLARMVAGTNHLYTLLPILEAADETGQPPAEVAAAYFAVGGALELPWYLQQITGLPVENNWQALAREGFRDDLDSQQRAITVSVLQMSDAPDDLDARVQLWMEQREYQVERWRRMLVELRGASSVDYAMYAVAGRELQDLALDSARR
- a CDS encoding AAA family ATPase; the encoded protein is MDHREAIVALRQFLSTQILGQERLIERLLIALLADGHLLVEGAPGLAKTRAIKELAGGLEAEFHRIQFTPDLLPADITGTEIYRPETGSFVFQQGPIFHNLVLADEINRAPAKVQSALLEAMAERQVSVGRSTYDLSPLFLVMATQNPIEQEGTYPLPEAQLDRFLLHVKLGFPDASVERRILQQARGEAIHGETPPDHRVSQQAIFAARKEILGLYMADAVEEYLVQLVMATRTPAKFDAELAGWIAYGASPRGSISLDRCARAHAWLAGRDFVSPEDIQAMLFDVLRHRLILSFEAEAAGIDQDRVLQRILDVVAVA
- a CDS encoding DUF6685 family protein, with product MMNLPEPMPPVTSRIVKFAQRLGLTGKSPRQILERASQIQLPFAPLCEPAPSIFWHDGPCLQRFVDLPRSALSGPIQEDKAKARAALTRLVRREQSVHPALDLRQIDGLGGQGIDGTIYPTFEAFAATQACRQLRVISYKDFVRTITAALPDFQSQAPIELRQASWLGERIYWSGEHHAEAFACAIAYARLRGLEVSLPCELTDYRLDSAGLHALDSEYHAVTMPAQAWNDREFMGLLLDAKIPYARLTLLRNANNSELLLLDKRQSAAHALGEGLKLAGAPDLVRYLRDLPQITRFRLGNWTAQAD
- a CDS encoding quinone-dependent dihydroorotate dehydrogenase, with translation MYNLARQLLFKFTPETSHELSLDLIGAGGRLGLNAMLTKAPASLPVRVMGLDFPNPVGLAAGLDKNGEAIHGMSQLGFGFVEVGTVTPRPQPGNPKPRIFRLPEAEAIINRMGFNNHGVDALLERVDAARFKGILGINIGKNFDTPVDRAQDDYLLCLDKVYHQASYVTVNVSSPNTPGLRSLQFGDSLKQLLDALGQRREDLEVLHGKRVPLAIKIAPDMTDEEIVLVAEAVFQAGMDAIIATNTTLGRDGVAGLAHADETGGLSGAPVREKSTHTVRVLAETLAGRLPIIAVGGITEGRHAAEKIEAGASLVQLYTGFIYKGPALIREAVDAIAARQSRKEMNR
- a CDS encoding DUF2835 domain-containing protein — encoded protein: MPSLVLDIALPAEKLLAVYQGRANRILIKSREGTSVSLPAHHLRPFLTSEGVFGSFEMEFAPEGKLIRLRRLD
- a CDS encoding DUF58 domain-containing protein, with protein sequence MHPSPSASRHAPPSPGAGVHVSLAELIDIRHRVREVPLFSSPHRRSPLVGLHHSKLRGRGVDFDQVRIYQAGDDVRTIDWRVTARTQEPHTKLFHEERERPIYILVEQSSRLFFGSGLAFKSVLAAQAASLVGWAALSHNDRVGGLVFGHGEHHEIKPRRSKQSLLQLLDRLARANAGLNADQGSDADAFGLALRRAREVLRPGSLAVIICDERALSDAAEQQLTLLARHVDLLLVPVFDPLDHALPAAGLLRFAQFGARLELDSHDAAIRQAYRLQGEARTARWRRLADRLRLPLMPLDTQHGLVDQLREHLSVQHPGAHR